Proteins co-encoded in one Schaalia radingae genomic window:
- a CDS encoding low molecular weight protein-tyrosine-phosphatase has protein sequence MSFSVVMVCTGNICRSTMAEQLLREAVEHADLDVRVDSAGISDEEEGNPIDYRAERVLREAGYGIPTHRARQLLPSELSQWDLIIPMTRGHERAIERMAARTGTDPDVHLMREFDPQADSDLDLPDPWYGGHQDFVDTLEVLERSIPGVVDYIREHRQ, from the coding sequence ATGTCGTTTTCAGTAGTCATGGTATGTACCGGAAACATTTGTCGATCCACAATGGCCGAACAGCTCCTTCGTGAAGCTGTCGAGCACGCGGACCTTGATGTGCGAGTGGATTCGGCAGGGATCTCCGATGAGGAGGAAGGTAACCCGATCGATTATCGTGCCGAGCGTGTGCTGCGCGAAGCAGGATACGGCATCCCCACCCATCGGGCGCGCCAGCTGCTGCCCAGTGAACTGAGCCAGTGGGATTTGATCATCCCGATGACTCGCGGCCATGAACGGGCAATCGAGCGCATGGCTGCACGCACTGGAACGGATCCGGATGTCCACCTGATGCGCGAATTTGATCCGCAGGCAGATTCGGACCTGGATCTTCCTGACCCGTGGTATGGCGGGCATCAGGATTTCGTCGACACCCTCGAGGTTCTCGAACGCTCTATCCCGGGCGTGGTTGACTATATCCGTGAGCACAGGCAATAG
- a CDS encoding carbohydrate ABC transporter permease, with protein sequence MKRRRVRADDVAGLGKARASAFVIPALVLIALFLLFPAVWTIVLGMTNFRLTGSAAANTQFVALDNYFHALKDPSFWNSVRLSVVFVALSGVVGQTVTGFFLAWSTRRIAGWARTLLESVVLAAWVIPGSVGAFVWLALLDRRGGTLNALVHTPNTAWLIDHPLTVIIIFNIWCGTAFSMQLFSSALSSVAPSLLESARMAGASPLRQLNDVVIPTIRGHILTNTLMITLWTFNTFTPFLLTAGGPGRKTEILSVYIYKTAIPGGKLGLGAALSVLMLGINLIIALIYMRVGRGKKTP encoded by the coding sequence ATGAAACGTCGCCGCGTACGCGCCGATGACGTTGCGGGGCTCGGGAAAGCCCGAGCTAGCGCATTCGTCATTCCGGCGCTCGTGCTTATCGCGTTGTTCCTCCTGTTTCCGGCTGTCTGGACGATTGTGCTAGGCATGACGAACTTCAGGCTGACAGGCAGCGCCGCAGCGAACACACAGTTCGTTGCGCTGGATAACTATTTTCACGCACTGAAGGATCCCTCATTTTGGAACTCGGTGCGTCTCAGTGTTGTTTTTGTCGCTCTTTCGGGCGTGGTGGGGCAAACGGTAACCGGTTTCTTCCTCGCGTGGAGTACGCGGCGCATTGCAGGGTGGGCCCGCACACTCTTGGAATCCGTCGTCCTTGCCGCGTGGGTTATCCCAGGGTCAGTCGGCGCATTCGTGTGGCTCGCTCTGCTTGACCGGCGTGGCGGAACACTGAATGCGCTTGTGCACACCCCGAACACCGCTTGGCTCATTGACCATCCGCTCACCGTCATCATCATTTTCAACATCTGGTGTGGAACGGCGTTCTCGATGCAGCTTTTCTCGTCCGCTCTGTCATCGGTGGCTCCCTCGCTGCTGGAAAGTGCCAGGATGGCTGGTGCGTCACCCCTCCGTCAGCTCAATGACGTGGTGATTCCTACCATCCGTGGCCATATTCTCACGAATACCCTGATGATCACGTTGTGGACATTCAATACATTTACGCCCTTCCTCCTGACCGCCGGAGGCCCGGGTCGCAAGACGGAAATCCTTTCGGTATATATCTACAAAACAGCAATTCCGGGCGGAAAGCTGGGCTTGGGAGCAGCACTGTCAGTACTCATGCTGGGGATCAACCTCATCATTGCCCTGATCTATATGCGGGTGGGACGCGGAAAGAAGACTCCATGA
- a CDS encoding hemagglutinin gives MSTGNRHHSDSQSPRAALTSIGIIMLAVAVVIALVVLVTTTLSSRSKKDTFEPPAHSAPPSGPVTPPLDFSGFDPSNIISDEEFFNDRALTQDQIEAFITQWNDGCRPNPDGTPCLSSYREDTADIPADEYCDGFAGQAGDTPASIVSKTALSCGINPEVLLVMLQKEQGLITASGAKLVPSRYASAMGYACPDRQTCDPQYAGFATQVFHAARQFRIYEGAPGMYDVIPGQVNTIRFHPDEACGGSDVMVENQATANLYNYTPYQPNDAALAGHPGDQCSSWGNANFYAYYHAWFTRS, from the coding sequence GTGAGCACAGGCAATAGGCACCACTCCGACAGCCAGTCGCCTCGGGCAGCGTTGACGTCGATCGGAATCATCATGCTCGCAGTCGCCGTGGTGATCGCGCTGGTCGTTCTTGTGACGACGACGCTGTCTAGCCGCAGTAAGAAGGACACGTTTGAACCGCCCGCGCACTCTGCGCCACCTTCGGGGCCTGTGACACCACCGCTGGATTTTTCGGGCTTCGACCCGTCGAACATCATCTCTGACGAGGAATTCTTCAATGACCGCGCACTGACGCAGGATCAGATCGAAGCGTTCATCACCCAGTGGAACGATGGCTGCAGACCCAACCCCGATGGCACGCCGTGCCTGAGTTCCTACCGTGAAGACACGGCCGACATCCCCGCCGACGAGTACTGCGATGGTTTTGCGGGCCAGGCGGGCGATACCCCGGCATCGATTGTCTCCAAAACTGCTCTCAGCTGCGGTATTAACCCGGAAGTGCTGCTGGTGATGCTTCAAAAGGAACAGGGATTGATCACTGCTTCGGGCGCGAAGTTGGTCCCGAGTCGTTACGCCTCCGCGATGGGATACGCATGCCCCGACCGGCAGACGTGCGACCCGCAGTATGCAGGTTTTGCCACGCAGGTTTTCCACGCTGCCAGGCAGTTCAGAATTTACGAGGGCGCCCCCGGCATGTACGACGTGATTCCTGGACAGGTCAACACCATCCGATTCCACCCCGACGAGGCGTGCGGTGGCAGCGATGTGATGGTGGAGAATCAGGCCACAGCGAATCTGTATAACTACACGCCTTACCAGCCCAACGATGCCGCACTCGCCGGTCATCCCGGCGACCAGTGTTCAAGCTGGGGCAACGCGAACTTCTACGCGTACTATCACGCGTGGTTTACACGCAGCTGA
- the ppgK gene encoding polyphosphate--glucose phosphotransferase produces MATQAFGIDIGGSGVKGSLVDLKTGRVLRDPITIPTPAPATPDHVIAACQQLIDQFDVADDVPVGISFPAPIKHGVIPFMANLDQEWVGINAEERFSTQLGRPTVVINDADAAGLAEVRFGAGAGVGGVVIVTTQGTGIGSGMFIDGTLVPNTELGHLEIDGRDAESHASARQKTVYNLTWEQWAERLQRYYSHVEMLFSPDLFVVGGGVSENHDKFLPLLDLKTPIIPAKLGNLAGIIGVACAAGEAAR; encoded by the coding sequence ATGGCTACCCAGGCATTTGGAATCGACATTGGTGGATCAGGCGTCAAGGGGTCACTCGTTGACCTGAAGACCGGGCGCGTCCTGCGCGACCCCATCACAATCCCCACACCTGCTCCGGCCACCCCGGACCACGTCATCGCCGCATGCCAACAACTGATCGACCAGTTTGACGTTGCAGACGACGTGCCCGTCGGCATTTCTTTCCCCGCACCGATCAAACACGGCGTGATCCCCTTCATGGCGAACCTTGACCAGGAATGGGTTGGCATCAACGCCGAGGAACGATTCTCCACTCAGCTGGGACGGCCCACCGTCGTCATTAACGATGCCGACGCAGCCGGCCTGGCAGAGGTTCGCTTTGGTGCAGGCGCCGGCGTAGGAGGCGTTGTCATTGTCACCACGCAGGGAACGGGCATCGGATCCGGCATGTTCATTGACGGCACACTGGTTCCCAACACCGAGCTGGGACACCTTGAAATTGACGGGCGTGACGCCGAGTCACACGCGTCAGCCCGCCAGAAGACGGTGTACAACCTGACGTGGGAGCAGTGGGCAGAGCGTCTCCAGCGCTACTACTCGCATGTCGAAATGCTCTTTTCACCTGACCTGTTTGTCGTAGGGGGCGGCGTGTCGGAAAATCACGACAAGTTCCTGCCGTTGCTGGACCTGAAGACACCGATCATTCCGGCGAAGCTGGGTAACCTCGCCGGAATCATCGGAGTTGCGTGTGCTGCCGGTGAGGCAGCCCGCTAA
- a CDS encoding mannitol dehydrogenase family protein, with product MTLPAHSDLAPTYSRSPKSEPRNVIVHFGMGNFHRAHQAAYLDELLSQHDDDVPEWGICGVGVLERDRRMHDALHAQDCMYTLVLKAPDGSYDARVIGSIMDHMLAVDDTQAVLDVLAAPSTRIVSLTITEGGYPIDDATGEFAPDDAAREDGQSPQSPHTPFGLIVEALRLRRERAIEPFTVLSCDNLPGNGHIAHDSACGQAALSDQELAQWIDDNVAFPNCMVDRITPVTTDEDRELVEQQWGIEDAWPVGAEPFIQWVIEDKFPAGRPQWEEVGAQMVTDVVPYELMKLRLLNAAHQMLAHWGRLLGMTYAHEAAEDPDIEAVTRAYLEREALPTLRPVPGINLDQYVDTLFERFTNHAIADTLNRLAEDASDRVPKFVLPALRGCIEQGRPVDLGAAMCAAWALTLEGNDEDGAPITINDQYRDRLISLAQQQKAGNTRALLSDARLFGELESTSEFADRFEHWLHAIRRDGARAVMRELIAQAN from the coding sequence ATGACGTTACCCGCGCACAGCGATCTTGCACCCACATACTCACGCTCACCGAAATCCGAGCCACGCAATGTGATCGTGCATTTCGGAATGGGAAACTTTCATCGAGCTCACCAGGCCGCCTACCTTGATGAACTGTTGAGTCAGCATGATGATGACGTGCCGGAGTGGGGCATCTGCGGTGTAGGCGTGCTGGAGCGAGACCGACGTATGCACGATGCTCTGCATGCGCAGGACTGCATGTACACTCTGGTCCTCAAAGCACCCGATGGCTCGTACGATGCGCGCGTGATCGGCTCGATCATGGATCACATGCTGGCGGTAGACGATACTCAGGCAGTGCTCGACGTGCTTGCAGCTCCCTCGACCCGCATTGTGTCGCTGACGATCACCGAGGGAGGCTACCCGATCGATGATGCGACCGGTGAATTCGCCCCGGATGACGCTGCGCGTGAGGACGGTCAGTCACCTCAGTCGCCTCACACGCCATTCGGATTGATCGTCGAGGCACTCAGGCTGCGCCGCGAGCGCGCAATTGAACCGTTCACCGTACTGTCGTGCGACAACCTGCCGGGCAACGGTCACATTGCGCACGATTCAGCCTGTGGGCAGGCAGCACTGTCGGATCAGGAGCTGGCGCAGTGGATCGACGACAATGTTGCGTTCCCGAACTGCATGGTCGACCGGATCACGCCCGTGACCACTGACGAAGATCGCGAACTGGTCGAACAGCAGTGGGGGATCGAAGATGCGTGGCCGGTTGGCGCTGAACCGTTCATTCAGTGGGTTATTGAAGACAAGTTCCCGGCAGGCCGCCCGCAGTGGGAAGAAGTCGGCGCCCAGATGGTCACGGACGTGGTGCCCTACGAGCTGATGAAGCTCCGCCTGCTCAACGCCGCCCACCAGATGCTCGCACACTGGGGCCGCCTGTTGGGAATGACCTACGCGCATGAGGCCGCTGAAGATCCGGACATTGAAGCTGTGACGCGCGCCTACCTGGAGCGTGAAGCGCTGCCCACCCTGCGCCCCGTGCCGGGCATCAACCTCGACCAGTATGTCGATACGCTTTTCGAGCGCTTCACCAATCACGCCATTGCTGACACGCTGAATCGTCTGGCCGAAGACGCATCGGACCGCGTGCCCAAATTCGTTCTGCCGGCTCTGCGCGGATGCATCGAGCAGGGTCGCCCGGTTGATCTGGGTGCGGCGATGTGTGCGGCGTGGGCGCTCACACTGGAAGGCAACGACGAGGACGGCGCGCCGATCACCATCAACGACCAGTATCGGGATCGCCTGATCTCGCTGGCGCAGCAGCAAAAGGCCGGAAATACGCGCGCTTTGCTGAGCGATGCCCGCCTGTTCGGCGAGCTGGAATCAACCAGTGAGTTTGCGGATCGCTTCGAACACTGGCTGCACGCAATTCGGCGCGACGGTGCCCGCGCCGTCATGCGTGAGCTGATTGCTCAGGCGAACTGA
- a CDS encoding glycoside hydrolase 5 family protein encodes MSSIRPIAFGVNYTPRAGWFHSWLDFDADQTARDLDAIAALGMDHIRIFPLWPLLQPNRTLIRQSAIDDVRRLVQLAHERGMSTWVDVLQGHLSSFDFLPSWTLTWHHDDLFTSERIRSGQAALVNELSTQLADEPGTAGICIGNEFPQFAAARHPEHSRVDTDGARRWLTEILGAVDRRCACVHCFDDDLWFDATHPFIPPFATQFGDLTTVHSWVFAHVGPRYGKRHPALEVFARYLVELACAWNRYCNVPDRGVWLQEVGAPITCVTAEDAADFATATIRGVIDVPELTGITWWCSHDVSRKLADFPELEYSLGLIDSDGKVKPVGRAVAEFAHAVRSGDNIGTAGADSAERPVLDVPADPALRHEAGPQGDVFDTFQRIWTRDHVWPQLRVNHA; translated from the coding sequence ATGAGCAGTATTCGACCGATTGCCTTCGGCGTAAATTACACGCCCCGGGCAGGCTGGTTTCATTCATGGCTCGACTTCGATGCCGATCAGACAGCACGCGACCTCGATGCGATCGCCGCTTTAGGAATGGATCACATCCGCATCTTCCCGCTGTGGCCATTGCTCCAACCCAATCGCACACTGATTCGCCAATCAGCAATCGACGACGTGCGCCGCCTCGTGCAGTTGGCACACGAACGTGGAATGAGCACATGGGTCGATGTCCTGCAGGGACACCTGTCATCTTTTGATTTTCTTCCTTCGTGGACGTTGACCTGGCATCATGATGATCTCTTCACGTCCGAGCGTATTCGCAGCGGACAGGCCGCCCTCGTCAATGAGTTGAGCACACAGTTGGCTGACGAGCCCGGCACGGCCGGCATATGCATTGGAAACGAATTTCCTCAGTTTGCCGCAGCACGCCATCCCGAGCACAGCAGGGTCGATACAGACGGAGCGCGTCGCTGGCTCACTGAAATACTCGGGGCAGTTGATCGACGCTGTGCATGCGTGCACTGCTTTGATGATGACCTCTGGTTCGATGCCACTCATCCGTTCATTCCACCATTTGCAACGCAGTTCGGCGATCTGACTACCGTTCATTCGTGGGTTTTTGCCCACGTCGGGCCGCGTTACGGCAAGCGGCATCCGGCACTGGAGGTATTCGCGCGCTACCTGGTCGAGCTGGCCTGCGCATGGAACAGATACTGCAACGTGCCTGACCGCGGCGTATGGCTTCAGGAGGTGGGCGCTCCGATCACATGTGTCACGGCTGAGGACGCTGCAGACTTTGCTACCGCAACAATCCGCGGAGTGATCGACGTGCCGGAGTTGACTGGCATCACCTGGTGGTGTTCCCATGATGTGTCCCGCAAACTGGCTGACTTCCCCGAACTGGAGTATTCACTCGGCCTGATCGACAGCGACGGTAAAGTCAAGCCCGTCGGGCGGGCAGTAGCCGAATTTGCTCACGCTGTGCGTTCCGGTGACAATATCGGCACGGCTGGCGCTGACTCAGCTGAGCGTCCCGTACTAGACGTGCCAGCAGACCCCGCATTGCGTCACGAGGCAGGCCCCCAGGGCGACGTCTTCGACACTTTCCAACGCATCTGGACCAGGGATCACGTGTGGCCTCAGCTGCGTGTAAACCACGCGTGA
- a CDS encoding CehA/McbA family metallohydrolase, which yields MAPAQRTLVERTFHVTLADQAANRYPRVEFEVDGFDSIEATLSFSREGGAGIDMGCESPQGWRGWSGGARTSFIIARSDATPGYIPGDLESGTWAVVLGLHTVPSHGCDVTVCVRTPASGSIDHGPADEPIHREVRGSERGLPAPPGLTWYAGDPHNHCLHSDGQLSLWQLANEGVASGLDYLGCTDHNTVSHHPHLAAVSARHGITLIPGQEMTTHRGHANAWGQVGFIDFRQPAQRWVDEAAERDAFMSINHPVSDDCSWLHPLETEPPGAELYHGSWYLRPTDTSILAWHARWKHDVVVMGGGDFHHYSTPLRPGMPTTWLAAEECTPEALIDAMKAGRTTITAAARMVSENEARPILFDIPTMIRLDEDGIIAVDAVGTVMVDRLGERICVTDQNQRLAAPRRFGPFRLEGADRRVLALCG from the coding sequence ATGGCACCTGCTCAACGCACACTTGTTGAACGCACCTTCCACGTGACCCTGGCGGATCAGGCCGCCAACCGTTACCCGCGCGTCGAGTTCGAGGTTGATGGGTTCGACTCCATCGAAGCGACACTGAGTTTTTCGCGCGAAGGCGGCGCTGGTATCGACATGGGCTGCGAATCACCGCAAGGTTGGCGCGGATGGTCCGGCGGTGCGCGCACCAGCTTCATCATTGCCCGTAGCGACGCCACGCCGGGCTACATTCCCGGTGACCTGGAGTCGGGCACGTGGGCAGTCGTCCTCGGACTTCATACTGTCCCTTCGCACGGGTGCGACGTGACGGTGTGCGTGCGCACACCCGCCAGCGGATCCATTGACCACGGACCGGCCGATGAGCCGATCCACCGTGAGGTGCGCGGCAGTGAACGCGGACTGCCTGCCCCGCCCGGACTGACGTGGTACGCAGGTGACCCGCATAATCACTGCCTGCATTCCGACGGGCAATTGTCGCTGTGGCAACTCGCGAACGAGGGCGTCGCCTCCGGCCTTGACTACCTCGGCTGCACGGATCACAACACAGTGAGCCACCATCCCCACCTGGCGGCTGTCAGTGCTCGCCACGGAATTACGCTGATTCCCGGTCAGGAGATGACAACGCACCGCGGGCACGCCAACGCGTGGGGCCAGGTCGGCTTTATCGATTTTCGTCAGCCGGCGCAACGGTGGGTGGACGAAGCTGCTGAGCGTGACGCATTCATGTCCATTAATCACCCGGTGTCCGATGACTGCTCGTGGCTGCATCCACTGGAGACGGAACCACCAGGCGCGGAGCTGTATCACGGAAGCTGGTACCTGCGCCCGACTGACACCTCGATCCTGGCGTGGCATGCCCGCTGGAAACACGATGTGGTGGTGATGGGCGGAGGAGACTTCCATCATTACTCCACACCGCTGCGCCCCGGTATGCCGACCACATGGCTGGCAGCTGAAGAATGTACGCCCGAGGCGCTGATCGACGCGATGAAAGCGGGACGTACTACCATCACAGCGGCGGCACGGATGGTCAGCGAAAATGAAGCACGTCCGATCCTGTTCGATATTCCGACAATGATTCGGCTGGATGAAGACGGGATTATCGCTGTCGATGCGGTCGGTACCGTTATGGTCGACCGTTTGGGGGAGCGCATCTGTGTCACCGACCAGAATCAACGCCTCGCCGCGCCGCGCCGCTTTGGGCCGTTCCGCCTGGAAGGAGCAGACCGCCGCGTACTGGCTCTGTGCGGGTGA
- a CDS encoding carbohydrate ABC transporter permease, which yields MSTTSIGAHGRHVLHRIVFSILLGFIGVFFALPLTWLFIAPFDENPTMALKMPEWSLANFHRLADNPYAFASIVNSLIIAGGTMLLTVVGGTLASYALSRVRIPMRDGLLYGMLLLSSIVTGTAAMVPTFQLMNAIGLIDTHTGVILVLTGGMLPTVIFILKDFMDSVPKSYEESARLAGAGPARILWDVVIPIARPGIAFVAIWTVVQVWGNFLVPFILLRDPSKQPAAVVMYTFYTEAGQVDLRLLSVFALVFALPVLLIYFFVNRRFGFRFYGGIKS from the coding sequence ATGAGCACGACGTCCATAGGCGCACATGGTCGACATGTCCTGCACAGAATCGTTTTTTCAATTCTGCTTGGGTTCATTGGAGTGTTCTTTGCACTTCCACTGACGTGGCTTTTCATCGCACCTTTCGATGAGAACCCGACGATGGCGTTGAAGATGCCCGAATGGTCTTTGGCCAACTTTCATCGTCTGGCTGACAATCCGTATGCGTTTGCGTCAATCGTCAATTCCCTGATCATTGCCGGTGGGACGATGCTGCTGACAGTCGTTGGAGGCACCCTTGCGTCATACGCACTTTCACGGGTGCGCATTCCCATGCGAGACGGATTGCTCTACGGCATGCTTCTGCTTTCATCCATCGTGACGGGCACTGCCGCCATGGTTCCCACCTTTCAACTGATGAATGCCATTGGGCTGATCGATACACACACAGGTGTCATCCTGGTTCTCACCGGAGGCATGCTGCCTACCGTCATTTTCATTCTGAAAGACTTCATGGACTCTGTCCCTAAGTCTTATGAAGAATCCGCGCGATTGGCCGGCGCAGGTCCTGCACGTATCCTGTGGGACGTTGTGATCCCCATTGCCCGGCCCGGTATAGCATTCGTGGCAATCTGGACGGTTGTGCAGGTGTGGGGTAACTTCCTTGTTCCGTTCATCCTGTTGCGTGATCCCAGCAAGCAGCCAGCAGCAGTAGTGATGTACACCTTCTACACGGAGGCGGGGCAGGTGGATCTACGGCTCCTGTCTGTATTCGCACTGGTTTTCGCGTTGCCGGTGTTGCTGATCTATTTCTTTGTGAACCGTCGTTTCGGTTTTCGCTTCTACGGAGGAATCAAATCATGA
- the mtnN gene encoding 5'-methylthioadenosine/S-adenosylhomocysteine nucleosidase: MIFIQCAMAMEAAPFVDQLEPGATRHIIGHADTHQQVFTRGTLRGHDVVVVESGIGLANAASATARALTFVEDPATALVVVAGTCGGLDEEAQVGDVIVGTSTVYSSADATEFGYAPGQIPQMPPEYTAGQRAAACAARVEGVCAGQVISADSFVTARTVHTVRTRFPAALATDMETAGVAQVCFGTRTPWISMRAVSDLCGPQAGQDFHMDGDKAARISAAAVCELLDLIGGTQVDQAQ, translated from the coding sequence ATGATCTTTATCCAGTGCGCCATGGCGATGGAAGCAGCACCGTTTGTCGACCAGCTTGAGCCAGGCGCCACCCGCCACATTATCGGCCATGCTGACACTCACCAGCAGGTCTTTACGCGAGGGACACTGCGCGGCCACGACGTCGTGGTGGTCGAATCCGGTATCGGCCTGGCGAATGCTGCGAGCGCCACAGCCCGCGCACTCACATTCGTCGAGGACCCGGCGACTGCGTTAGTCGTTGTTGCCGGAACATGCGGTGGCCTGGATGAGGAAGCCCAGGTGGGTGACGTCATCGTCGGTACCAGCACCGTGTATTCCAGTGCCGATGCCACAGAATTCGGGTACGCACCCGGCCAGATTCCGCAGATGCCTCCGGAATACACTGCAGGGCAGCGCGCTGCGGCATGTGCCGCCCGTGTCGAGGGTGTGTGCGCCGGCCAGGTCATTTCCGCCGATTCATTTGTCACCGCGCGCACTGTCCACACTGTTCGCACTCGTTTCCCTGCAGCGCTGGCGACCGACATGGAAACAGCCGGTGTAGCTCAGGTCTGTTTCGGCACACGCACCCCCTGGATCAGCATGCGGGCGGTATCCGACCTGTGCGGCCCGCAGGCCGGCCAGGACTTCCACATGGACGGCGACAAGGCCGCGCGCATCTCTGCCGCAGCGGTATGTGAGCTGCTCGACCTGATCGGCGGCACTCAGGTGGATCAGGCACAATAG
- a CDS encoding ABC transporter ATP-binding protein produces the protein MTETVSMRQLVKEFPNGVRAVNSVSMNIHEGEFFALLGPSGCGKTTLLRLIAGLEQLTGGSLEINGDDMTEVEPGDRGVAMVFQDYALFPHMNISDNISYPLKVRRASREVRREAAETTGKRLSLEHLLERRPAQLSGGQQQRVALARAIATRPDVLLLDEPLSNLDARLRLEARSFLKELQRELGLTSVFVTHDQAEALALADRIAVMKDGKIQQVGTPREVFHSPENAFVASFIGSHPMNLNAGTLKVENGVTMLDAFGIHIPLAASVISIDVPGSDPRPVIWGIRPEYVTWSQTETPGALRARIATVENLGASALLTARCGDDRFQAVVPESPLPHVDQECWFAFPVSKVLVFDPQTGHRIGGGDQ, from the coding sequence ATGACTGAGACCGTTTCAATGCGCCAGCTGGTCAAAGAATTCCCGAACGGGGTGCGTGCCGTGAACTCAGTTTCCATGAACATTCATGAGGGTGAATTTTTCGCGCTGCTTGGCCCGTCGGGTTGCGGCAAGACCACTTTACTTCGCCTCATAGCAGGTCTCGAGCAACTTACCGGGGGCTCACTTGAAATCAACGGCGACGACATGACGGAGGTGGAGCCGGGTGATCGAGGCGTAGCGATGGTCTTCCAGGACTACGCACTGTTCCCGCATATGAATATTTCCGACAATATCTCCTACCCGCTTAAGGTCCGCCGGGCCTCACGAGAGGTTCGCCGCGAAGCGGCCGAAACAACTGGTAAACGACTTTCACTGGAGCATTTGCTTGAACGCAGACCCGCCCAGCTATCAGGCGGACAGCAGCAGCGTGTCGCTCTGGCCCGTGCGATCGCCACCCGTCCTGACGTCCTGCTGCTGGACGAACCGCTGTCAAACCTCGACGCTCGGTTACGTCTTGAGGCGCGATCCTTCCTGAAGGAGCTTCAGCGTGAGCTTGGTCTGACTTCGGTGTTCGTTACGCATGATCAGGCTGAAGCGCTCGCTTTGGCAGATCGTATTGCAGTGATGAAGGACGGGAAGATCCAACAGGTAGGAACGCCCCGCGAGGTGTTTCACTCGCCAGAGAATGCTTTTGTGGCGTCCTTTATTGGATCGCATCCGATGAACCTGAATGCTGGGACGCTCAAGGTTGAGAACGGAGTAACGATGCTGGATGCATTCGGGATCCATATTCCGCTGGCCGCATCGGTTATCAGCATTGACGTGCCCGGCAGCGACCCGCGACCCGTCATATGGGGAATCCGTCCCGAATACGTTACGTGGTCGCAAACGGAAACGCCCGGAGCGCTGCGCGCCAGGATTGCGACTGTGGAGAATCTAGGCGCCTCGGCCCTCCTGACCGCACGCTGCGGAGATGACCGATTCCAGGCAGTTGTGCCCGAGAGTCCGCTTCCCCATGTCGACCAGGAATGCTGGTTCGCATTCCCTGTCTCAAAGGTGCTTGTCTTCGATCCTCAAACAGGTCATCGAATTGGCGGAGGTGATCAGTGA